The DNA region ACAAGACGTTCGCACTTCGCAGGCATTCCAATATTTAGAGAACAGCAAGGCTGAGCAATGACCGGGGCGGGAGGGAGCTAATGCACAAGTATTCTCCATTTTTGTCGTGCATCAATCCTTGTTAGTAGTAGTGTGCATCTTTTTCCTGTGAGTTTAATTTTGAATCGTATgctaacaaaatcatgattttattgtaaAGCATGATTATTAGAGATTCAAAATTTGGTAGTGTAAAGTGCCTGCTTTTACTTAAACCTCCAGCATATCTTGGATGTCAAAAGGTCAAAGTTTCAAAGTATAATTTGAGAATCTTCGGAAAATTTCCAAAATCAGATTGTGTGACATTATTCTTTGAAACAATATAATCAAGTAAAATCAGGGTCTAAGAAATATTGAATAGAGTTAATTTgttatgttataaattttttggtaAGTTGTTAGAAGAATAGTTAATGGATAATTCgaataataattgaattaaattataattataataaatcttGAATATGTTTAGCAagactttataaaaataaaagatctgCTGCCAAACTTGAATGATACTTCGAAGAGCCTTGTGAAGTAGAGCTGTCAAAATGGGCCAGCCCAGCTTATGCGGGCTGGTCCGCAGCGGGTTGAATTAAAAGTGGGTTAGTCCAGCTTGACCTATTTTTGTGTGGACTAACAAAATGTCAGTTCGGCCTGGTCCACCATGAGTTGGTGGGTTATACAAGCTGATCCACTtttctgccttttttttttgtaaaaaaaaaaattattccaaacaacttaaaataaaattcaatataaaaattaaactaaatcaaATACAAACATTCAATCTTAAAGTGATTGAAGTcttcaaaataaacattcaacattaagataattgaaatttaaatgtcataaaaaataacaacttccttttttctctcaacatcatcattaattttatctacaaagacaaaaaaaaaacaatattattaataagtcaaataaataaaacaacacacattattatgattattttaagaacaattatTGTTATGTTTTTACTCATTACTTCATATTGATTATGTGAGtgagaaattatataaatgtaaaatttactcacgttattgttatgattattttaagaattattattgATTACATGCTATAAAACTATACTCATATCTTTGATGATTTCAAagttaagttaattattttatattttactctttttatttatttaaatatttataaatatgaaatatattatgATAAGTTActttaataaatcataatatttgatatattcTATTTTATGATGATAACCCCATAAAAAGATTGATCatcaatatgtttaattttaaaagatatttataatacttacaaatttcattaataatgaattatttataataaattataaaataataaaaaaattattttataaatattttataatgcaaaattttaatgaatttaaatttaaataattataaatttatatttactattttctttttaatttatacacatAAAAAGCAAATCATGGAAATTTTCAATAGGCTTGAATACGTTTGAAGATAATACCtgcttaattaataataataataataataaaataaaaatttaatttccaaaATCAGATTGTGTGACATTATTCTTTGAAACAATATAATCAAGTAAAAGAAATATTGGAGAGAGTTAATTTgttatgttataaattttttagtaagGTGCTAGAAGAATAGTTAATGGATAATTCgaataataattgaattaaattataattataataaatcttGAATATGTTTAGCAAGactttataaaatagaaaatttgctGCTAAACTTAATGATACTTCGAAGAGCCTTGTGAAGTGTGAAGTGGCCACCTCGATATCACTTACGAGCCTCATATTCGATTTGGAGaggttaataaaattaaattagtggCGCACGTTATCCGCTCCAGAGAGTGCGAGGCGAGAGAGAATGACAATATCTGTTTTCTTAGTTCCTTCGACGCCTCAGTTGTGTAACTACAGAATCTCATGGCCAATTCCCACTTAcccttctctttcttcttctaagTTAACTGTTTCACTGTGCTCTCCTTCCCCTCCAACATCTGTTATCGAAGAGGGTCCTTCTCCTTCACCAGAATTGACCAGGTATATGTTTTGTCTTGTCTCTTGCATGGAAAACAGCAACAACTAATTAGAGGTGTTTTTTCAGTGGTTGTAAGGCGTGTGGAAGAGAAGAAGTGGAGCAAGGATGCAATGGTGAAGGAAGGATTCAGGGTGGGATTGCTACAGTACCAGGCTTTGGGTGGTGGCCTATAAAGGCTTACAGGCCATGCCCTGCATTTGTGGCATCTGGTGGTAGGTATAGGCGCCAAGGACAAAGCATGGACGAGGTTGTCTCCGGAAGTGGTAAAACTAAAACACCCATTGCCACTGACTCCAACACAAGGTACACCTGCAACAACAGTACTATTCACTGTCTTGTATTTTCAATTCCTGGGGATTCAATTTTCACTTTTTGATGGCTATCGTTTTTTCCATTCTTTAACATAAACGTAGAGAGGCATGACACTTATATTGAGTAGAAGATGACTATCATTTAAGGACAAGGTGGTTCGGACATGTGTTAGATTGTATGGTCTTTAGCATTATGAAAAAAGGTAGAAGAAAACCAAGGATATTAGAGGAATTATTATAAGGGATCTCATGGTCAACATTGTCCTTGAAAATTTGGTTTTTGAACAAGTCCAATGGCATCCTCTGCTAACCTAATGGGATAAcatattattgttgttgagaAGAGTATCAACAGTTACAATCAAATTCTtttcccactaggtggggttgATTAGGTGAATTCAAAAACACTACTATGTTTTATCCGAAACCAATTCTTCAGAGAGGCCATTTGATTGTAAATCCTTTTTCATGGTCTCACTCTAAATCTCTCATGGTCTCTACCTCTATTCTCTGATCAGTTATCATCGACCTGATCAATTCTTCTAACTGGGATTTCTATTGGACTTTCTCTCATGTATCCAAAGTCCAAACTCCAAACCATCATAGGTGTGATTTTAGTTGGTTATGATTTACATCACTTTGTATTTATGATAGATCATAGCTCCAAGTCACCACCTAACTGTATGGTTTAATTTCCAATTTTCACCTTCATGTCAGTGCTAGAATGCACCTTACTAAACTTTCCTTCCTTGTTGTACACCATTTTATTCCCATAACTTCAGTTTACATTTTGTTTCCTCTTCGGACTTTCCTACTAGAACTGTACTATTTGCAAAAAACATGCATTGAAGCACTAACTAGTGGCTCCTAGGTATGTTGAATAAGAATGTCCAAAACcaaggtaaaaaaaaacaaggttgAGTTTCACCCTTTTGTGAACAGTATCTTCTCAAGGAATACAAGGAAGTTCTGATGTAGGTGTTTGATTATCGAACGCCTCAAGTATTGATTTGGCATGTCTGGTTGGGAACAGGTGTTAGTTGGGCAGAAGTTCTTTGTGATATTGTGAATGTATTAGACCTGCATGATACTTTGATTTCACTAAAACACACATAATCTGATTATGCATCTGTTTTCCACTTTATTTCTGGATTATTGTACATGCTTTGAAGTTTATACAGATAATTGAAAAGGTTGGGAACAAGTATTTGTCACGCAAGTGTCTTGCCTTGTTTCCTTTCTGTGCTCCTAGGAAAATTAGTATTCCAGGGGAAAACTTAGAGTATCTGAATTAGTTATAACCTAAATTATTGTTCAAACGTATGTATTGATCTTATAGAGTGAGCTGAGGTGGGTGATATTCTGTTTGAAAATCTGAGCTCTATAATTTGTCACGATTTTCTGATCATTCACGTACCTCTGTAGCTTCTAAATGGTGTTGTAAAATGGTGCCAAATTTTACAGTAACAAAAAGGAAAGTTCGAAGAAATCTAAGAGGTAAATGTTTGGGAGGAATATTACAGTCATCGCTCTATCGAGGTGACAAAAGCAAGAGCTTTAAGGAAGAGGAGGGGTAAAGAAAATGTTGATGTTGTGGTCTGCTACAAATGTTACAAATAATATTCTGTGAGGATTATGGAAATCTATGTAAGTCTTATACATGCATTAGGAAATAGGGTGATGCCATGTAATCATGTTCACTGGATTTCCTTGAATCTCTACCGCTTTTTTCATTCATCATCAGTTATCTATCATTATAGTTACTTTaggtttttaggttttttttatcgataaatattaattcattagAATGTGAATTTTGTAAACAAACGAGATCGAATCTTGTgatcttttttttctcccttaaTTATTTAACTCATCTTATATCttctataattattttaggCTATGTTTGAATAGGTAGAAAAGAatggaatataaaaaattaataatattatattccaTTGTTTGAATTGGtaaaatgaagatgaaatgTAATGAAAACTATTTGCTTATTTaatcttattatattatttatgtttatattttgtttccttCAATATGAAaggaattgaaaaaaatgat from Glycine soja cultivar W05 chromosome 8, ASM419377v2, whole genome shotgun sequence includes:
- the LOC114422617 gene encoding uncharacterized protein LOC114422617 isoform X1 — translated: MTISVFLVPSTPQLCNYRISWPIPTYPSLSSSKLTVSLCSPSPPTSVIEEGPSPSPELTSGCKACGREEVEQGCNGEGRIQGGIATVPGFGWWPIKAYRPCPAFVASGGRYRRQGQSMDEVVSGSGKTKTPIATDSNTSNKKESSKKSKR
- the LOC114422617 gene encoding uncharacterized protein LOC114422617 isoform X2, giving the protein MTISVFLVPSTPQLCNYRISWPIPTYPSLSSSKLTVSLCSPSPPTSVIEEGPSPSPELTSGCKACGREEVEQGCNGEGRIQGGIATVPGFGWWPIKAYRPCPAFVASGGRYRRQGQSMDEVVSGSGKTKTPIATDSNTSF